Proteins found in one Erythrobacter sp. KY5 genomic segment:
- a CDS encoding DUF3445 domain-containing protein, with protein MSLGFSVDSLLPRARGGGQLRMGLVRLTEEQWLQSDPDLGSRRIAFAEWPEGVQLTPEAEEPGSELAAMLGVDGGLAGAALGSHEDMCLLTKREKDDQYRLIGAAVAWPSDWRPADKIGLPLRALHAPIAGYEEQLATGVDRFMETLKPGTIYGRCNWFIAATGDRRWLEQRPAVEAFADVTPANAGETLFVRSERQTLRRLPETGAILFTIGIYVEPLAALSPDNISRLAEAAKSLVAGEGDRRGAPAYADALVRYADRLPHTGATIPSLPT; from the coding sequence ATGTCGCTGGGCTTCTCGGTCGATTCGCTTCTTCCGCGAGCGCGGGGGGGAGGGCAGTTGCGCATGGGGCTGGTCCGCCTGACCGAAGAGCAATGGCTTCAATCGGACCCTGATCTGGGGTCGAGGCGCATCGCCTTTGCCGAATGGCCTGAAGGGGTGCAACTGACGCCGGAGGCCGAAGAGCCAGGGAGCGAGTTGGCCGCGATGCTGGGCGTCGACGGCGGGCTTGCTGGGGCAGCGCTCGGCTCGCATGAGGACATGTGCCTCCTCACCAAGCGTGAAAAGGACGACCAGTATCGCCTGATCGGGGCGGCCGTGGCGTGGCCCTCCGACTGGCGCCCTGCGGACAAGATCGGTCTACCCTTGCGTGCGCTTCATGCGCCTATCGCGGGGTATGAAGAGCAACTGGCAACCGGCGTCGATCGGTTCATGGAAACGTTGAAGCCGGGCACCATCTATGGAAGGTGCAACTGGTTCATTGCCGCAACCGGTGATCGCCGCTGGCTCGAACAGCGTCCTGCGGTGGAGGCTTTCGCAGATGTAACGCCTGCCAATGCGGGTGAGACCTTGTTCGTCCGATCCGAACGCCAGACGTTGCGAAGGCTGCCGGAAACCGGAGCGATTCTGTTTACCATCGGTATTTATGTCGAACCGCTCGCGGCGCTTTCTCCCGATAACATCTCGAGACTGGCCGAGGCGGCGAAAAGCCTCGTCGCGGGTGAAGGCGACAGGCGCGGCGCTCCCGCCTATGCCGATGCTCTGGTCCGATACGCCGATCGGCTCCCGCATACTGGCGCGACGATACCGAGCTTACCCACATAA
- a CDS encoding alpha/beta hydrolase, producing the protein MRLSRFAAFAALVLAGPLIAEEPSPISLGEAHVVTTHDSERRINVLLPLDYEESDNAYPLVFVLDGGEAQDIYLAHGIHTWNQLWGRSQPAIIIGVETVDRQRELLPPSASPQERERYPTAGEADAFRQWLIDDVMPMVRARYRENGTAILVGESAAGHFVAETWMTRPEAFDAYAALSPSLQWDNQSLSRKLSGEPPIMRPPLFLSLADEGGATEEGALRFVNAAGDAVCFADRRSSHVRHANTMHQLLADALQFLLPTDADWLEEYGFVVECSEVGETK; encoded by the coding sequence GTGAGACTTTCGCGTTTTGCGGCATTCGCCGCGCTGGTACTCGCTGGTCCGCTCATCGCCGAGGAGCCATCGCCCATCTCGCTGGGCGAAGCTCATGTCGTTACCACTCACGATTCTGAACGCCGCATCAACGTGCTGCTGCCGCTCGACTACGAAGAGAGCGACAACGCATATCCGCTAGTGTTCGTTCTGGACGGGGGCGAGGCTCAGGATATCTATCTTGCGCACGGAATTCACACCTGGAACCAGCTTTGGGGACGCAGCCAGCCGGCCATCATCATCGGGGTTGAGACTGTGGACCGCCAGCGCGAATTGCTACCGCCCAGCGCTTCGCCTCAGGAGCGGGAGCGTTATCCGACCGCAGGCGAGGCTGACGCTTTTCGTCAATGGCTGATCGACGATGTCATGCCCATGGTTCGTGCTCGCTACCGCGAAAACGGTACCGCGATCCTTGTTGGCGAAAGCGCTGCAGGACATTTTGTTGCCGAAACATGGATGACGCGTCCTGAAGCATTCGACGCATACGCGGCGCTTTCACCGAGCTTGCAGTGGGACAATCAAAGCCTCTCGCGTAAGCTTTCCGGTGAGCCTCCTATTATGCGCCCTCCGCTTTTCCTTTCGCTCGCCGATGAAGGCGGCGCGACAGAAGAAGGCGCACTGCGGTTCGTGAACGCTGCGGGCGATGCTGTTTGCTTCGCCGACCGCCGGAGCAGCCACGTGCGCCACGCCAATACGATGCATCAGCTGCTGGCCGATGCGCTGCAATTCCTGTTACCGACCGATGCCGACTGGCTCGAGGAATATGGCTTCGTTGTCGAATGCAGCGAAGTGGGAGAAACTAAATGA
- the bioB gene encoding biotin synthase BioB, translating into MTTIRTDWTRDEIADLFDLPFTELLFRAASVHRENHPPEQIQLCTLLSIKTGGCPEDCGYCSQSVKADSGVEATKLMDVQAVLQRAAQAKDAGSQRFCMGAAWRKPKDRDMPAIVEIVKGVRDMGLETCMTLGMLKPHQAEMLAEAGLDYYNHNIDSSPEYYERVISTRDFQCRLDTLDHVRSAGINVCSGGIVGMGEARDDRVGFIHTLATLPAHPESVPVNALVPVKGTVLGDMLADTPLAKIDDIEFVRTVAVARITMPMSMVRLSAGRESMSEATQALCFLAGANSIFTGDKLLTAPNAGDDSDGALFAKLGLTALQGEEPARGCKVSEPA; encoded by the coding sequence ATGACCACTATCCGCACCGACTGGACCCGCGACGAGATCGCGGACCTGTTCGATCTGCCTTTCACTGAGCTGCTCTTCCGCGCGGCAAGTGTTCATCGCGAGAACCATCCGCCTGAGCAGATCCAGCTCTGCACGCTGCTCTCGATCAAGACCGGCGGGTGCCCGGAGGATTGCGGCTATTGCTCGCAATCGGTGAAGGCGGACAGCGGGGTCGAAGCGACCAAGCTCATGGACGTGCAGGCAGTGCTTCAGCGCGCAGCACAGGCCAAGGATGCTGGGTCCCAGCGCTTCTGCATGGGCGCGGCGTGGCGCAAGCCCAAGGATCGCGACATGCCTGCGATCGTCGAAATCGTTAAAGGCGTGCGCGACATGGGGCTGGAGACCTGCATGACGCTGGGCATGCTGAAGCCCCATCAGGCCGAAATGCTCGCCGAGGCGGGGCTCGATTATTACAACCACAATATCGACAGCAGCCCGGAATATTACGAGCGGGTCATCTCGACACGCGATTTTCAGTGCCGCCTCGACACGCTCGACCACGTGCGCAGCGCAGGGATAAACGTTTGCAGCGGAGGAATTGTGGGCATGGGTGAGGCGCGCGATGACCGCGTCGGTTTCATCCACACTCTTGCCACTCTGCCCGCGCATCCCGAAAGCGTACCCGTCAACGCGCTGGTGCCGGTAAAGGGCACGGTGCTAGGCGATATGCTTGCCGACACGCCGCTCGCCAAGATCGACGATATCGAATTCGTCCGTACGGTCGCTGTCGCGCGCATAACCATGCCCATGAGCATGGTCCGCCTCTCTGCAGGCCGCGAGAGCATGAGTGAGGCGACGCAGGCGCTTTGCTTCCTTGCCGGCGCGAACTCGATCTTCACCGGCGACAAACTGCTAACTGCACCCAATGCGGGCGATGACAGCGATGGCGCACTGTTTGCAAAACTCGGCCTTACGGCGCTTCAGGGTGAGGAGCCCGCACGCGGCTGCAAGGTGAGCGAACCGGCATAG